AACCATCTGTGCCAGGATACCTGGCAACCCCTAAAAAGAACTTGTCTTTGCCTCaggtaaaaaaaattcctttagaTATTGATCCTTCAGCCTTCCCAACCAGACCTCTTCCTACCAGCCCTGGGGCAAAGCCAGTCTGATGCTTCACTTTAAGGGGAAGATGGaagtggagggaagaggaggggttGCTCTTGCTCTCTTCCCATGTTCCTTAGGCCTCTCCCTGCTGCCTGGAGTCTATCCCCCTTGGCCACTGGCCCCCAGGCTGTGTCAAATCCTTCAGTGGCCGGTTTTAAATGAATGTGATTTTGTGACAGcaaaacccctcccccccaccccctgcagctCATCCCTGAGCTGACAAGTCCTAACAGGCCTCATTTGCCAGAGAcaaaaataactattttcaaaATTCACAGCAGAGCCATCGCCTACACATGCGGCACCGACTGGAACCTAGAGGGAGAAACACAGAACAGGCTGTGCAGAATGAAAACGCACTGTACATTAGAGGCTTTTAACCCCCACAGACCTCGTGCCTGCCCCtcagtgtgtgtgtacacgtgtgcatacacacatgtatatacttccatacacacacaatttctcCCAGTTCCACTCCcagcatcccctcccccacccaatccCAGGGCATACACTGGACAGATGTACATGTAGGTGTGTATCAGTGACTTATCAATGACTACACGTGCACATATTTATACCCATTTGCACAATGACCTAACCTGTATACATGCTTATATGTGTTCATAATCATTCACTTAGCCCattgcctggtacacagtaggtgcttaataaatgcttattgcctcgCATGTTCACACATGCCAAAGAGTCACTGATAAtcactcaccaccaccaccaccaccaccagctcctCATTTGCCAGAAGCCAGCTGGACGGAGGAAGCTCCCAAatcttagaatcacagattcaTAGAGATGGTGGGAATGTCATAGGCCCCCAAATCCAACTTCCCTCCCCAAGCATGAGGCCTTCTTTAGCAGGCCTGCTGGGTACTCATCTAGTCATGACTACTTTCCCTATACTCCCTCTACCCCTCCACACCTTCTCTTGGCACCAACCTCACTCCCCTCAGCTAAAGCTGGGGGAATACCTTTATTTGGTTGGGGACAAGGAGATAGGCATGGAAGAGAAACTCCAATCCTCCCTCCATGTGCAGCCTAGGGTGGTGCAGGGGCCTAACTGGCTGCAAGGCCTGGTCCTGAGCCCACGTTCCTACCCCTCCATCTCTGCTGCTGAGCTCCAGGAGGATTGTTATGGAATTGAACAAATCAAGCCATATCATCACCAATCAGGTTGTGTCTGTCCCCCCAGCCCTGAGCCTAAGGGATATTCCCACTCCTAGACTACCCCTGTTCACTTTCAGGAcataccctcccccaccccaaccagcTGAGCCAGCTCCCGTTTTTCTCTAAGAGAAAACAAGTACTTAGGTAACCAGTAGTCTCTTCTCTACGGGTTTCCCAGCCATGAATGGGTGCCAGCCAGAAGCAGCCCTGGCGGAAGAGTTGGAATTgagacccccacccccagcctacCCCCAGTCAGATGCGGTTGGACATCAGCCTGGTGTTGAGCTTGCGGAAGAAAGAGCGAAGTTTACAGATTTTGCACTTCTTTCTGCCCCGGCGAGAACCCCGGACCCTCCCTTCCCcagcctcttcctcttcctcttcctcttcttcctcttcctcactaaCCCATGGGCCCCAGGCACCCCCATTGAAGTCGGGGTGGGCCCGAGGATTCTCAGCTGGGTAACGCACGGGGATGGCTGTCCGGTTATAATATGCCAGCCGAGCCAACAAGGCACGGACCACATCAGGCCTTTGGGCTGCCAGGTCCTCGCGCTCATAAGGGTCAGCGCTGATGTTAAAGAGCCACACAGACTGGCGGGTGCCATCTGCCAACCGCTCCAGGTTCCACCAGCTGCCAGGGAAGTTGGCAAGAGTCTGGGGGGGGATCCAGTCACTGTAGCCAGGGTCCCCCGTCAGCAACTTCCACTCACCAACCCGAATAGAAGCTTGCACAGCGGTATTCCAAATGCCAAAGCCACCCTCGAGGGAGCCATGCTTGGCATGGTTATAGAGAGGGTCAATGTTGTGCAGGATCTCCATGCGAGGTGAAGCCTGACCCTCACTAATGGCCGGCCATACGTTGTAACCATCCAGCCGCTCTGCCTCAGACACACTGCCCCCAGCCAGTGTCACCAGTGTAGGGTACCAGTCTGTGATATGTACCAGTGCCCGGCtcgtcctcctcttcctcttgagCAGGGGGCTATGAACGAAGCCGATGCCACGCACGCCACCCTCCCAATAGGTGCCCTTGCGGCCCCTCAGGGGCCAGTTGCTTCCTCCAGAGAAAGTCTGGCCGCCATTATCAGTGGAGAAGATAATGATGCTATTGTCATAGTAGCCATAACGCTTCAAGGCCCATGTGATATTGCGCACAGCCTCATCCATACAGGTCACCATGGCAGCATATTTGCGCCGAGCCACGTTGCCCATGGTACGGTAGCGGTACAGGTACTCACGGGGAGACTGCAGGGGTGTGTGCACAGCCTGAAAAGCTACGTAGAGGAAGAGAGGCTGGCGGGGACTGTGGTTGGCCAAGATCTGGCTGGCACGCTGGGCATACAGCAGGGTAGAGTACTGGCCACTCTGCTCCCATGCCACACTCTCACCCTCATGAAGGTCATAGCCACACACACCAGGCCCATCACAGTTGTCATACGTGTAGTAGTCCACGTTGCCCGTCAGTGAGCCCAGGAAGGTATCAAAGCCACGTCGTGTGGGCAGGCATGCCTTCTTATAGAAGCCTAAATGCCATTTGCCCACCATGTGAGTGGAGTAACCCACTTCCTGCAGCTTTTGTGGCAGCGTCACCTGGTCAAGGGGCAG
This region of Trichosurus vulpecula isolate mTriVul1 chromosome 3, mTriVul1.pri, whole genome shotgun sequence genomic DNA includes:
- the ARSI gene encoding arylsulfatase I; translated protein: MAVSAITGFSLVSLLSFGYLSWDWVKPGHQADGPRASGDKPAPSPSQSASPPAPHIIFILTDDQGYHDVGYHGSDIQTPTLDRLAAEGVKLENYYIQPICTPSRSQLLTGRYQIHTGLQHSIIRPRQPSCLPLDQVTLPQKLQEVGYSTHMVGKWHLGFYKKACLPTRRGFDTFLGSLTGNVDYYTYDNCDGPGVCGYDLHEGESVAWEQSGQYSTLLYAQRASQILANHSPRQPLFLYVAFQAVHTPLQSPREYLYRYRTMGNVARRKYAAMVTCMDEAVRNITWALKRYGYYDNSIIIFSTDNGGQTFSGGSNWPLRGRKGTYWEGGVRGIGFVHSPLLKRKRRTSRALVHITDWYPTLVTLAGGSVSEAERLDGYNVWPAISEGQASPRMEILHNIDPLYNHAKHGSLEGGFGIWNTAVQASIRVGEWKLLTGDPGYSDWIPPQTLANFPGSWWNLERLADGTRQSVWLFNISADPYEREDLAAQRPDVVRALLARLAYYNRTAIPVRYPAENPRAHPDFNGGAWGPWVSEEEEEEEEEEEEAGEGRVRGSRRGRKKCKICKLRSFFRKLNTRLMSNRI